Proteins encoded within one genomic window of Candidatus Binataceae bacterium:
- a CDS encoding LLM class flavin-dependent oxidoreductase: protein MRTWFFTETAYPYLPDEYDSIRVKLPNRIFDPRIGAELYHRYLDEWLYAEEMGLEIMLNEHHQTATCLDPAAPIMLGVLARQTKRARLLILGNPIANRRQPVRVAEEMALVDNLARGRVEVGFVRGVPYEISAANSSPVRMSERFWEAHDLILKAWTTHDGPFNWEGRFFQHRQVNIWPRPYQEPHPPVWITALSTGSVPAVAERGYVVATFLTGFEVAKKIFDTYRAAASRLGRETPTDRLAYAALVYVGDTDEDGFAGARKLMWYIEANRVAPQFVMPPGYAPVEAMVQAMRKTGSPYDFSHLTLERLMAQGVVFAGNPDSVFKQIKTHYEYVGGYGHLLLMGQAGFLDHRETVGGINRFARDVYPRLRELA, encoded by the coding sequence ATGAGGACCTGGTTCTTCACCGAGACTGCGTACCCCTATCTGCCCGACGAGTATGATTCGATCCGCGTCAAGCTGCCCAACCGGATCTTCGATCCGCGTATCGGCGCCGAGCTCTACCATCGCTATCTCGACGAGTGGTTGTACGCTGAAGAGATGGGCCTCGAGATCATGCTCAACGAGCATCATCAGACGGCGACCTGTCTCGACCCTGCGGCGCCGATCATGCTCGGCGTGCTCGCCCGCCAGACCAAGCGCGCCCGCCTGCTGATTCTCGGCAATCCAATCGCCAACCGCCGCCAACCCGTGCGCGTCGCCGAGGAGATGGCGTTGGTGGACAACCTCGCGCGCGGGCGAGTCGAGGTCGGCTTTGTGCGCGGCGTGCCGTATGAAATTTCGGCGGCCAACTCGAGCCCGGTGCGGATGAGCGAGCGCTTCTGGGAGGCGCACGACCTAATCCTCAAAGCATGGACGACCCACGACGGCCCGTTTAACTGGGAAGGTCGGTTCTTTCAGCATCGCCAGGTCAACATCTGGCCGCGCCCCTACCAGGAACCGCATCCGCCGGTCTGGATCACGGCGCTCAGCACGGGCAGCGTGCCGGCGGTCGCCGAGCGCGGCTACGTCGTTGCGACCTTCCTCACTGGCTTCGAAGTCGCAAAGAAAATCTTCGACACCTATCGCGCCGCCGCCTCGCGGCTCGGGCGCGAGACGCCGACCGACCGTCTCGCCTACGCCGCGCTGGTGTACGTCGGCGACACCGACGAGGACGGATTTGCCGGCGCGCGCAAGCTGATGTGGTATATCGAGGCCAACCGGGTCGCCCCGCAGTTCGTGATGCCGCCCGGGTACGCACCCGTCGAGGCGATGGTGCAAGCAATGCGCAAGACGGGCTCGCCCTATGACTTCAGCCATCTGACGCTGGAGCGGTTGATGGCGCAGGGCGTAGTATTCGCCGGCAATCCCGATTCGGTCTTCAAGCAGATCAAGACGCACTACGAATACGTCGGCGGCTACGGCCATCTGCTGCTGATGGGGCAGGCCGGTTTCCTCGACCATCGCGAAACCGTCGGCGGCATCAACCGTTTCGCGCGCGACGTCTATCCGCGGCTCCGGGAACTCGCCTGA
- a CDS encoding alpha/beta hydrolase, which produces MAELGIVEGRLRVRDVELEMVRRGRGPLLLLLHGASGLDPNGEFLDLLARHFEVIAPSHPGFGNSPLPDLFDSVDDLAYVYLDLLEQYDLRDVTLVGFSLGGWIAAEVAVRCAHRLARLVLVGPVGIKVGDRETRDIPDVFALPPDEVTRLLYYDPRRHAPDYSTMSDEQLRIVARNRESLALYAWEPYMHNPKLRYRLGRLRLPTLLIRGASDGLVSRPYLEGYCAAIPGARMEEIAAAGHVPQVEQPRALAERLLAFAAGAGRSEP; this is translated from the coding sequence ATGGCGGAGCTCGGGATCGTCGAGGGAAGGCTCAGAGTCCGCGATGTGGAACTGGAGATGGTCCGTCGCGGGCGCGGGCCGCTGCTTCTGCTCCTGCATGGCGCCAGCGGGCTTGATCCCAATGGCGAATTTCTCGATTTGCTCGCGCGCCACTTCGAGGTGATCGCTCCGTCCCATCCGGGTTTTGGCAACTCGCCGCTGCCCGATCTTTTCGACAGCGTTGACGACCTGGCCTACGTCTATCTCGATCTGCTCGAGCAGTACGATCTGCGCGACGTCACGCTGGTGGGATTCTCGCTGGGCGGATGGATCGCGGCGGAAGTCGCCGTGCGCTGCGCTCATCGCCTGGCCCGCCTCGTCCTGGTCGGCCCGGTCGGAATCAAGGTCGGCGACCGCGAAACGCGCGACATCCCCGACGTCTTCGCGCTGCCGCCCGACGAGGTGACGCGGCTGCTCTATTACGATCCCAGGCGCCACGCGCCGGATTACTCCACGATGTCCGACGAGCAGCTCCGGATCGTCGCGCGCAACCGCGAATCGCTCGCGCTCTACGCGTGGGAGCCGTACATGCACAATCCCAAGCTGCGCTATCGGCTTGGCCGGCTGCGCCTGCCGACGCTGCTCATTCGGGGTGCGAGCGACGGGCTCGTCAGCCGGCCATACCTGGAAGGCTATTGTGCGGCGATTCCGGGTGCGCGGATGGAAGAAATCGCCGCGGCAGGGCATGTGCCCCAGGTCGAGCAGCCGCGCGCGCTGGCCGAGCGCCTCCTGGCCTTCGCGGCTGGCGCCGGGCGGAGTGAGCCATGA
- a CDS encoding AMP-binding protein: MLDGQVKWPENAARLYQQLGCWCGEPIGNRFDRSVASNLERIAVVDGERRVTYRELGVLVNRLALHLARRGVSGGRRVVFQLPNSLECVIAYFACLKTGAIPIATLPAHRHTEIGHLARFTDAYAWLVPDEYRRFDYVAMATELRGALPAMREIIVMGARAGAGMTLLADLLADPIEDREPLSALKRLMPSADEVAVFQLSGGSTGLPKVIPRTHDDYLYNSLLLAASSGFERDGVALVAIPMMHNFPLAGAVQSGMLFGGRVVLAPSPEPEVIFPLIERERVTWICAVPAMAVSWLNHPRFKHTDFSSLRSLAVGGQRLNPEPARRILNLIGPVVTQVYGMAEGLCCSTRRGDPEEVVVNTQGRPVSPHDELRIVDDQDHDVAPGEVGELLCRGPYTIRGYYRAAEHNRTAFTAEGYYRTGDLVRMHPSGNLIVEGRRKDVINRGGEKIGAEEVEDLVLSHPAVLNAAVVAMPDAVLGERACAYVVLRPGARLTFEDLVRHLDGRQVARFKFPERLEIVERFPTTAVGKVSKKDLRADIAARLAREAAARGETVR, translated from the coding sequence ATGCTTGACGGGCAGGTGAAGTGGCCGGAGAACGCCGCGCGGCTTTACCAGCAACTTGGTTGTTGGTGCGGCGAACCGATCGGTAACCGCTTCGATCGTTCGGTGGCGAGCAATCTCGAGCGGATCGCGGTCGTTGACGGCGAGCGCCGAGTGACCTACCGCGAACTGGGAGTGCTGGTGAACCGGCTCGCGCTCCATCTGGCGCGCCGCGGCGTCTCGGGCGGCCGGCGCGTCGTTTTCCAGCTGCCGAACAGCTTGGAGTGCGTGATCGCCTATTTCGCCTGTCTAAAGACCGGCGCGATCCCGATTGCGACCTTGCCGGCCCATCGCCACACCGAGATCGGCCATCTTGCGCGCTTCACCGACGCCTACGCCTGGCTTGTCCCGGATGAGTATCGGCGCTTCGATTACGTCGCGATGGCTACCGAGCTGCGCGGCGCACTGCCCGCGATGCGCGAGATAATCGTTATGGGCGCGCGCGCGGGGGCCGGGATGACGCTGCTCGCGGATTTGCTCGCCGATCCGATCGAGGACCGCGAACCGCTCTCCGCCCTAAAGCGGCTCATGCCGAGCGCCGACGAAGTCGCGGTCTTCCAGCTCTCAGGCGGGAGCACCGGCCTGCCCAAGGTGATCCCGCGCACGCACGACGACTATCTCTACAACTCGCTGCTGCTCGCCGCGAGCTCGGGCTTCGAACGCGACGGCGTGGCGCTGGTCGCGATCCCGATGATGCACAATTTTCCGCTCGCTGGCGCGGTGCAATCGGGGATGCTTTTCGGCGGGCGCGTCGTGCTGGCGCCATCGCCGGAGCCGGAGGTGATCTTTCCGCTGATCGAACGCGAGCGCGTGACGTGGATTTGCGCGGTGCCCGCAATGGCGGTGAGCTGGCTCAACCATCCGCGCTTCAAACACACCGATTTCTCCTCGCTGCGCTCGCTCGCGGTCGGCGGCCAGCGGCTCAATCCCGAGCCCGCGCGGCGCATCCTGAATCTAATCGGCCCGGTCGTGACCCAGGTGTACGGAATGGCCGAGGGGCTGTGCTGCTCGACCCGGCGCGGCGATCCGGAGGAGGTCGTCGTCAACACCCAGGGACGGCCGGTCTCGCCGCACGACGAACTGCGCATCGTGGACGACCAAGATCACGACGTCGCCCCGGGCGAAGTCGGCGAACTTCTCTGCCGCGGCCCCTACACGATCCGCGGCTACTACCGGGCCGCGGAGCACAATCGCACGGCCTTCACCGCGGAGGGCTATTACCGCACCGGCGATCTCGTCCGGATGCATCCGAGCGGCAACCTGATCGTCGAGGGCCGACGCAAGGACGTGATCAATCGCGGCGGCGAAAAGATCGGCGCCGAGGAGGTCGAGGATTTGGTGCTTTCGCATCCGGCCGTGCTCAACGCCGCGGTGGTCGCGATGCCCGACGCGGTGCTCGGCGAACGCGCCTGCGCCTACGTCGTCCTGCGGCCGGGCGCGCGGCTGACCTTCGAGGATCTGGTGCGCCATCTCGACGGGCGGCAGGTGGCACGTTTCAAGTTTCCCGAGCGGCTGGAGATCGTCGAGCGTTTTCCGACCACCGCCGTCGGCAAAGTATCGAAGAAGGACTTGCGCGCCGATATTGCCGCGCGGCTCGCGCGCGAGGCCGCCGCAAGGGGTGAGACGGTTCGATGA